One Acidimicrobiales bacterium genomic window carries:
- a CDS encoding TetR/AcrR family transcriptional regulator — protein sequence MTQTALSNETIDGRRARRERGRLAVSDAVIDLVGEGNTDPTSEQVAERAGVSVASLFRYFETLEELRQETLRRYFKRYDHLLRLPDIAESTLEHRTQVLVNRRAKLYETTGPMCHQARRRAPEFPDVDEGLRSVRSMQADQIRQCFAHELEALNPSARDDLVATISTLTSFESWDQIVHDHNRTPQQVRRTWTTALHRLLQPLGSSNTGSATEMVHQ from the coding sequence ATGACCCAGACCGCTTTGAGCAACGAGACCATCGACGGCCGCCGGGCCCGGCGGGAACGCGGCCGCCTTGCCGTGTCCGACGCAGTGATCGACCTTGTGGGCGAAGGGAATACGGACCCGACATCCGAACAGGTAGCGGAGCGAGCAGGAGTCTCGGTCGCCTCCCTGTTCCGCTATTTCGAAACGCTCGAAGAGCTCAGGCAGGAGACGCTTCGTCGATACTTCAAGCGCTACGACCACCTTTTGCGGCTACCGGACATCGCCGAAAGCACTCTCGAACATCGCACTCAGGTTCTAGTTAACCGCCGGGCAAAGTTGTATGAAACGACCGGACCGATGTGCCACCAGGCCCGGAGAAGAGCTCCAGAGTTTCCAGATGTTGACGAAGGGTTGCGTTCCGTCCGGTCGATGCAGGCGGACCAGATTCGCCAATGCTTCGCCCACGAACTGGAGGCCTTGAATCCCTCTGCCCGTGACGACCTCGTAGCAACCATCAGCACCTTGACCTCTTTTGAGTCTTGGGACCAGATCGTGCACGACCACAACCGCACACCTCAACAGGTCCGGCGGACATGGACGACCGCCCTGCACCGACTCCTCCAACCACTCGGATCTTCCAACACCGGAAGCGCAACCGAGATGGTGCATCAGTGA